From Portunus trituberculatus isolate SZX2019 chromosome 37, ASM1759143v1, whole genome shotgun sequence, one genomic window encodes:
- the LOC123514419 gene encoding uncharacterized protein LOC123514419: MQSLVSSMVVVVAVASVAVHAGPQYKPKPVYGAPVCHPSTVIVTNTETQKVTETLTEEVVVTETNTETETEIATETVVETEVVPVTETIQVTEIETEIVPTTLTDTETVFSTVVETKTEEVSVTETETEVKKQYHTVCPKPSYG; the protein is encoded by the exons ATGCAGAGTCTGGTGagctcaatggtggtggtggtggccgtggcCAGCGTTGCGGTGCATGCCGGCCCTCAGTACAAACCCAAACCTGTCTACGGCGCCCCTGTGTGTCACCCATCCACTGTCATCGTCACCAACACTGAAACTCAAAAAGTGACG GAGACACTCACGGAAGAAGTCGTGGTCACTGAAACCAACACTGAGACAGAGACCGAGATCGCAACTGAAACTGTGGTGGAGACTGAGGTCGTGCCGGTGACAGAGACCATTCAAGTCACTGAGATCGAGACAGAGATCGTCCCCACCACCCTCACAGACACTGAGACCGTCTTTTCCACTGTGGTTGAGACCAAGACGGAGGAGGTTTCCGTGACAGAGACCGAGACGGAGGTGAAGAAGCAGTACCACACCGTGTGCCCGAAGCCCTCCTACGGGTAA
- the LOC123514418 gene encoding mitochondrial fission 1 protein-like — protein MEVGDLLSETCAPEDLKIFEKSYNEEMCKGEVSSKTQFEYACFLVRSKYPADIQRGIVLLEELYKRPEEGGNRDFVYYLAIGNARLKEYEVALKYAQGLLRVEPGNRQVLQLEKCIKKRMDKDALKGAAIAGGAILGLGALVGLGVALARK, from the exons ATGGAGGTGGGGGACCTGCTCAGCGAAACCTGCGCTCCTGAGGATTTAAAG ATATTTGAAAAAAGTTACAATGAAGAGATGTGCAAAGGAGAGGTATCCAGCAAAACACAGTTTGAATATGCCTGCTTCCTTGTTCGCAGCAA GTACCCAGCAGACATCCAGCGAGGCATCGTACTACTGGAAGAACTGTACAAACGTCCCGAAGAAGGTGGTAATAGAGACTTCGTTTACTACTTAGCAATAGGAAATGCCAGACTCAAG GAATACGAAGTTGCTTTGAAATATGCCCAGGGACTGCTGCGCGTTGAACCTGGCAACAGACAGGTTCTCCAACTCGAAAAATGTATTAAGAAGAGGATGGATAAAG atgCTTTGAAGGGAGCAGCCATAGCAGGAGGAGCAATCCTAGGTCTGGGGGCTTTGGTGGGCCTTGGTGTGGCACTGGCAAGAAAATGA
- the LOC123514414 gene encoding FHF complex subunit HOOK interacting protein 2A-like, whose product MSCTEIFGFVLNEALCHVSRRPTKHNPAMFSHLSDALQAAADMVAPPCPRVEDLRYHWTQLSIVCQRCQHAEGQKPAVEETHIPRHLLQMLKALVAEEREQGVVGPLSPCMEYLVQEKVLAMLALHAKADCPLGIRQHAYVFLVGVLNHLHHSHLHHAPIHKPLQAMVQASCEMRASPYEAEEMEFLSTLCEKIRQDSSIILLYIQPCAMTGGQMGSFPSEDSLPPTPTHEAITTTSTSTPTTTTTATTTTTTTTNDISVSSSEAGEQKPQPKFPLIDALLNLCHSADSKISGTAHECLVSLASVREAWSSTTIARHTLLPHYLATRLVTSSDAIPAITEPALIEDVSLSNSTRSEHQENSDNEEEEEVGEFPGKKEIVTFLHWLTFCDKMMSVSDGSLGSSICITVREAFLDGPLRSGLSSPDEDARSLHLALAAKIVISVSAPMLVNAIIGWLTEDDLEGTEGSIRNLLLQQCRQPPHHLQIQALRLLQVMLEKPGSLAVQALVLNYMCGRHYHDSSAAEHQQSSWSDEEDERYKHREGERSPDSLPISRTLAPANISKIVKRFLTLVPEELRSTTKDDFESYIADAQRQYRDICRSCASFGWPREAVTPECPSDSSSTASRESRPEAETNTFYEGPFLNMLMDFLDHLPEQDYDINLQITSLVATLALLPHPHLHEYLLNPTLTLNGGVRTPYTVLGQVVGRIHQPILEREDYVDHLRVTRYQLLGTMEDFDFERDVDDRKFEALIVIEEFAKELASIAYAKYSIESGMW is encoded by the exons ATGTCCTGCACAGAGATCTTTGGCTTTGTGCTGAATGAGGCACTGTGTCACGTCAGCCGCCGCCCTACCAAACACAATCCTGCCATGTTCTCCCATCTCTCAGATGCTCTGCAGGCAGCTGCTGATATG GTGGCGCCACCTTGTCCCCGAGTGGAGGATCTTCGTTACCACTGGACACAGCTCTCCATTGTGTGCCAGCGGTGCCAGCATGCAGAAGGCCAAAAACCAGCTGTTGAGGAAACTCATATCCCTCGACATCTACTCCAGATGCTCAAG GCACTGGTGGCAGAGGAGCGGGAGCAGGGTGTGGTGGGTCCTCTAAGCCCCTGCATGGAGTATTTGGTTCAAGAGAAGGTGTTGGCAATGCTAGCTCTCCATGCCAAGGCTGACTGTCCGCTGGGAATACGACAGCATGCCTATGTCTTTCTGGTGGGAGTGCTTAACCACCTCCATCATTCTCATCTCCACCATGCTCCCATACACAAACCTCTCCAG GCAATGGTTCAGGCCAGTTGCGAGATGAGAGCCTCACCATATGAAGCAGAAGAGATGGAATTTTTGTCTACATTATGTGAAAAGATTCGCCAAGACAGCAGCATTATCTTGCTTTACATACAG CCATGTGCCATGACTGGTGGACAGATGGGCAGCTTCCCCTCAGAAGACAGTCTTCCTCCAACCCCAACCCACGAAGCAATCACAACCACATCAACctctacccccaccaccaccaccaccgctaccactaccactaccactaccaccaatgaCATCAGTGTCTCCTCTTCAGAGGCAGGAGAACAGAAACCACAACCTAAATTTCCACTCATTGATGCTCTTCTCAACCTGTGCCACAGTGCA GACAGCAAAATTTCAGGGACAGCTCATGAATGTCTAGTGAGCCTAGCCAGTGTTCGAGAAGCTTGGAGCAGCACTACCATTGCACGGCACACACTCCTCCCCCATTACCTTGCTACCAGGCTGGTTACTTCATCTGATGCCATCCCTGCAATTACAGAACCTGCTCTCATAGAAGATGTGTCTTTGTCTAACTCCACCAG GAGTGAACATCAAGAAAACAGtgacaatgaagaagaggaagaagttggTGAGTTcccaggaaagaaagaaatagtcaCATTCCTGCACTGGCTTACCTTCTGTGACAAG ATGATGAGTGTGAGTGATGGATCTCTTGGGTCCAGCATCTGCATTACTGTGAGGGAGGCCTTCCTGGATGGACCATTGAGGAGTGGTCTTTCCAGCCCGGATGAAGATGCTCGCTCTCTGCACCTGGCCCTCGCTGCCAAGATTGTTATATCTGTGTCAGCACCAATGCTGGTTAATG CAATCATTGGGTGGCTGACAGAAGATGATCTGGAGGGGACTGAGGGAAGTATAAGGAACCTTTTGTTGCAGCAGTGCCGGCAGCCTCCACATCACCTCCAGATACAGGCACTAAGACTGCTTCAG GTAATGCTTGAGAAGCCTGGCAGTCTGGCTGTCCAGGCTTTGGTTCTGAACTACATGTGTGGCCGACACTACCATGACTCCTCTGCTGCTGAACACCAGCAGAGTTCTTGGtcagatgaggaagatgagcgATACAAGCACAGAGAAG GTGAAAGATCTCCTGATTCTTTGCCCATCAGCAGAACTCTTGCTCCAGCTAACATCAGTAAGATTGTGAAGAG ATTCTTGACGCTAGTGCCTGAGGAACTGAGATCCACTACCAAGGATGACTTTGAGAGCTACATAGCTGATGCACAAAGGCAGTACAGAGATATCTGCAGG TCATGTGCATCATTTGGATGGCCAAGGGAGGCAGTCACCCCAGAGTGTCCTTCTGACTCCTCCTCCACGGCATCTCGTGAGTCGCGGCCCGAAGCAGAGACCAACACCTTCTATGAAGGGCCCTTCCTTAATATGCTTATGGACTTCCTCGATCATCTGCCAGAACAG GACTATGACATCAACTTACAAATAACATCACTGGTGGCCACTCTGGCACTGTTGCCACACCCACACCTTCACGAGTACCTGCTCAACCCAACTCTCACTTTGAACGGTGGAGTGCGCACACCCTACACTGTGCTGGGTCAGGTGGTGGGCCGCATCCACCAGCCAATTTTAGAACGAGAGGACTATGTGGACCATTTGCGGGTCACCAGGTACCAACTCCTCGGCACCATGGAGGACTTTGATTTTGA GAGAGATGTGGATGACCGCAAATTTGAGGCATTAATTGTTATTGAGGAGTTTGCCAAAGAGCTTGCGTCCATTGCATATGCCAAGTACAGTATAGAGAGTGGTATGTGGTGA